The DNA region TACCCCTGCTCCTAAAGTTGAGGCTTCTGCCCCTAAAGTTGAGGCTGCCCCTACCCCTAAAGCTGAACCTGTCCTTGTCACTAAAGTTGAGCCTGCCCCTGTTTCCAAACCTGTTAAAGCCCCATCCATACTGGAGCCAGTCATCAAGAACGACGAGGGTATCTCTTTCTATCTCTTTcagtctgtttttgctttttatgctTATGCTGATATATATTTCCAAATGTTTCCTCCCCACAAATTCTTTAGGGTCACTTCATCAGTGAAAGTAAGCCTGGTAACTATGGTCTGGAAATCGGCTTTCCTTATTCTTTGAGTTAAATTAGAGCTTCATTTGGATGCTTTTCAGGAAGTAGTTCAAAGAGCATAGGGCCAATGGTTGAATGGTTTATCATTGTAGATATTGTTCAAAGTTATAAGCATAATGGCAATTTATGTTTGCTTCTATTTTGAGgtatatttaaagtgtattaaattaTTTGGGCATTTTAAACACTGCAAAACTGATCCACCCTTTTGTCAATTGCCATTGAAAATTGTGATTATTCCGACAGGATTTTTGGTGAAAATCTATGTCTAAtggcaaattaatttaatttgtcttgGTGTTTTAGGGTCTGGCACTGAATCTGACAGTGACGAATCTGTTCCTGACCTGGAGGAGCAGGACTccgcacagacacaaacacagcaggCACAGGTAAGATTATTTTGATCAGAACAtacaaaaagcattaatttccATCTGCTTTATTTTCTCTCACGGTTTCATTTACAATTTTGCATTGACATGAACTGAAATTGTGTTCCCTTTCCACAGCTTGCAGCTGCAGCTGAAATCGACGAGGAACCAGtcagcaaagcaaaacaaagcaggAGTGAAAAGAAAGCCAGGAAGGTAGGTCATCCACAGGAACTGaatgaatgtaattttaacaaCAAATTCGATTAGAATTAATGCAGTGTTGTTTATCTGTACTCTTTCTTCTTTTTGCCAGGCCATGTCAAAACTGGGATTGAGACAAGTTGCTGGTGTTACCAGAGTAACCATTCGCAAGTCCAAGAACATCCTCTTTGTCATCACCAAACCAGATGTCTACAAAAGTCCAGCTTCAGATACTTACATTGTCTTCGGTGAGGCCAAGGTAAAGATTAGAATAAAATCAGCTTTTTTATTTAGATTGGTGTACTTCTCCTTTCTCAGCCCTGTGTCGGTTGATAACTAATTCTACATGGCAGCCTTGCCTTATGATCTAGACCTAAGTGACCTCTTGATGATGATTTTAAACAGTTTGACTTTCGTTCTTCTGAGTCTGATGAAGCCAAACGTTCTGTCCTGAGAGAGGAAACTTTCACAGTGGTGTAAGTGAAGAACACATTGAAGCTCACAAAACACTTAAATCCTGATGCTTTTTGCTCCTCTCAGATTGAAGATCTGTCCCAGCAAGCTCAGTTAGCAGCCGCAGAGAAGTTCAAGGTTCAAGGAGAAGCCGTTTCAAACATCCAAGAAAACACACAGACGCCCACAGTACAGGAGGAGAGCGAAGAGGAAGAGGTGAGTGTTAACACTGTTGTGATTCTAGAACAGAATAATATTGAAGATGCTTCATGAAAGATCTTCTGTTAATGTGTTCAACAAATGTGAAAAGTAAATGTCCACATGAGTGATTTGCTTTATCAATTGCAGGTTGATGAGACGGGAGTGGAGGTCAAGGACATTGAGCTGGTCATGTCACAGGCCAATGTATCCAGGGCAAAGGCTGTGCGTGCA from Cyprinus carpio isolate SPL01 chromosome B23, ASM1834038v1, whole genome shotgun sequence includes:
- the naca gene encoding nascent polypeptide-associated complex subunit alpha isoform X3 → MPGEATETVPVTEQEMQQPQAETGSGTESDSDESVPDLEEQDSAQTQTQQAQLAAAAEIDEEPVSKAKQSRSEKKARKAMSKLGLRQVAGVTRVTIRKSKNILFVITKPDVYKSPASDTYIVFGEAKIEDLSQQAQLAAAEKFKVQGEAVSNIQENTQTPTVQEESEEEEVDETGVEVKDIELVMSQANVSRAKAVRALKNNNNDIVNAIMELTM